One segment of Colius striatus isolate bColStr4 chromosome 11, bColStr4.1.hap1, whole genome shotgun sequence DNA contains the following:
- the MAP3K2 gene encoding mitogen-activated protein kinase kinase kinase 2 isoform X1 codes for MDEQQALNSIMQDLAVLHKASRPVLPQQETGKPKSSSPKKQNDVRVKFEHRGEKRILQLPRPVKLEDLAAKAKVAFGQTMDLHYSNNELVIPLTTQDDLDKAVELLDRSVHMKSLKILLVIHGNTQSPSVNNVEPLPSLEDLDNTVFGVRDRKSRLSVIGSNTRDRSSPPPGYIPDELHQVARNGSFTSINSEGEFIPESMDQMLDPLSLSSPENSGSGSCPSLDSPLDGDNYTRSRMPRAQSYPDNHQEFSVEYDIPVFEKFGKGGTYPRRYHISYHQQEYNDGRKTFPRARRTQGNSFRSPVSFSPTDHSLSTSSGSSVFTPEYEDNRMRRRGSDIDNPTLSVMDISPPSRSPRAPTNWRLGKLLGQGAFGRVYLCYDADTGRELAVKQVQFDPDSPETSKEVNALECEIQLLKNLLHERIVQYYGFLRDPPERTLSIFMEYMPGGSIKDQLKSYGALTENVTRKYTRQILEGVHYLHSNMIVHRDIKGANILRDSAGNVKLGDFGASKRLQTICLSGTGMKSVTGTPYWMSPEVISGEGYGRKADIWSVGCTVVEMLTEKPPWAEFEAMAAIFKIATQPTNPQLPPHVSDHARDFLKRIFIEAKLRPFADELLRHTFAHYH; via the exons ATTACCCCAGCAAGAAACAGGAAAACCAAAGTCATCTTCTCCTAAAAAACAG AATGATGTTAGAGTCAAATTTGAACATCGAGGTGAAAAAAG GATCCTGCAATTACCAAGGCCTGTTAAACTTGAAGATCTGGCAGCCAAAGCTAAAGTTGCTTTTGGACAGACTATGGATTTACATTACAGCAATAATGAG CTTGTAATTCCATTAACCACACAAGATGACCTGGACAAAGCTGTTGAGCTGCTTGACCGTAGTGTTCATATGAAGAGTCTCAAGATATTGCTTGTAATACATGGAAATACACAG TCACCCAGTGTAAATAATGTGGAACCCTTGCCCTCACTGGAAGATTTAGATAATACAGTGTTTGGTGTGCGAGACAGAAAAAGTCGACTGTCTGTAATAG gttCTAATACTCGTGATAGGAGTTCACCTCCCCCAGGATACATTCCAGATGAACTGCATCAGGTGGCCCGAAATGGGTCCTTCACCAGTATCAACAGTGAAGGTGAATTCATTCCAGAAAGTATGGATCAG ATGCTGGATCCATTATCTTTGAGCAGTCCTGAAAACTCTGGCTCGGGAAGCTGTCCCTCACTTGACAGCCCTTTAGATGG AGACAACTATACCCGATCACGGATGCCAAGAGCACAGAGCTATCCAGATAATCATCAGGAATTCTCAG tagaGTATGATATCCCAGTATTTGAGAAGTTTGGAAAGGGGGGGACTTATCCCCGAAGATATCATATTTCATATCATCAACAAGAGTACAATGACG GTCGTAAAACTTTTCCAAGAGCCAGAAGGACTCAGGGGAACAGCTTCCGGTCACCAGTTAGTTTCAGCCCCACTGATCACTCACTGAGCACCAGTAGTGGAAGCAGTGTCTTTACGCCGGAATATGAAGACAACCGaatgaggaggagaggaagtgaCATCGACAATCCAACCTTGTCAGTCATGGACATCAGCCCACCCAGTCGCT CACCACGAGCTCCAACTAACTGGAGACTTGGTAAACTGCTGGGTCAAGGTGCATTTGGCAGAGTATATCTGTGCTACGATGCTGATACCGGAAGAGAACTGGCTGTTAAACAAGTTCAGTTTGATCCTGATAGTCCAGAAACTAGCAAG gaAGTAAATGCACTTGAATGTGAGATTCAGCTGCTGAAAAATCTGCTGCATGAAAGAATTGTTCAGTATTATGGCTTCTTGAGAGATCCACCAGAGAGAACACTCTCTATATTCATGGAATATATGCCAGGG GGTTCCATCAAAGACCAATTGAAATCATATGGAGCACTCACAGAGAATGTGACTCGTAAATACACACGGCAGATTTTGGAGGGAGTTCACTATTTGCACAGTAATATGATTGTCCATCGAGATATTAAAG GAGCAAATATTCTGCGAGATTCAGCAGGCAATGTGAAGCTCGGAGACTTCGGTGCCAGCAAACGCCTGCAGACGATATGTCTGTCTGGTACAGGAATGAAGTCTGTGACAGGAACTCCATACTGGATGAGTCCAGAAGTTATTAGTGGAGAAGGGTACGGCAGAAAAGCAGATATATG GAGCGTAGGTTGTACAGTGGTAGAAATGCTCACTGAGAAGCCCCCATGGGCAGAGTTTGAAGCAATGGCTGCCATCTTTAAAATTGCCACTCAGCCAACCAACCCCCAGCTACCACCTCATGTCTCCGACCACGCTCGGGATTTCTTGAAACGGATTTTTATCGAGGCCAAGCTGCGACCATTTGCAGATGAACTGCTAAGACACACGTTTGCACACTATCACTAA
- the MAP3K2 gene encoding mitogen-activated protein kinase kinase kinase 2 isoform X2: MDEQQALNSIMQDLAVLHKASRPVLPQQETGKPKSSSPKKQNDVRVKFEHRGEKRILQLPRPVKLEDLAAKAKVAFGQTMDLHYSNNELVIPLTTQDDLDKAVELLDRSVHMKSLKILLVIHGNTQSPSVNNVEPLPSLEDLDNTVFGVRDRKSRLSVIGSNTRDRSSPPPGYIPDELHQVARNGSFTSINSEGEFIPESMDQMLDPLSLSSPENSGSGSCPSLDSPLDGDNYTRSRMPRAQSYPDNHQEFSEYDIPVFEKFGKGGTYPRRYHISYHQQEYNDGRKTFPRARRTQGNSFRSPVSFSPTDHSLSTSSGSSVFTPEYEDNRMRRRGSDIDNPTLSVMDISPPSRSPRAPTNWRLGKLLGQGAFGRVYLCYDADTGRELAVKQVQFDPDSPETSKEVNALECEIQLLKNLLHERIVQYYGFLRDPPERTLSIFMEYMPGGSIKDQLKSYGALTENVTRKYTRQILEGVHYLHSNMIVHRDIKGANILRDSAGNVKLGDFGASKRLQTICLSGTGMKSVTGTPYWMSPEVISGEGYGRKADIWSVGCTVVEMLTEKPPWAEFEAMAAIFKIATQPTNPQLPPHVSDHARDFLKRIFIEAKLRPFADELLRHTFAHYH; the protein is encoded by the exons ATTACCCCAGCAAGAAACAGGAAAACCAAAGTCATCTTCTCCTAAAAAACAG AATGATGTTAGAGTCAAATTTGAACATCGAGGTGAAAAAAG GATCCTGCAATTACCAAGGCCTGTTAAACTTGAAGATCTGGCAGCCAAAGCTAAAGTTGCTTTTGGACAGACTATGGATTTACATTACAGCAATAATGAG CTTGTAATTCCATTAACCACACAAGATGACCTGGACAAAGCTGTTGAGCTGCTTGACCGTAGTGTTCATATGAAGAGTCTCAAGATATTGCTTGTAATACATGGAAATACACAG TCACCCAGTGTAAATAATGTGGAACCCTTGCCCTCACTGGAAGATTTAGATAATACAGTGTTTGGTGTGCGAGACAGAAAAAGTCGACTGTCTGTAATAG gttCTAATACTCGTGATAGGAGTTCACCTCCCCCAGGATACATTCCAGATGAACTGCATCAGGTGGCCCGAAATGGGTCCTTCACCAGTATCAACAGTGAAGGTGAATTCATTCCAGAAAGTATGGATCAG ATGCTGGATCCATTATCTTTGAGCAGTCCTGAAAACTCTGGCTCGGGAAGCTGTCCCTCACTTGACAGCCCTTTAGATGG AGACAACTATACCCGATCACGGATGCCAAGAGCACAGAGCTATCCAGATAATCATCAGGAATTCTCAG aGTATGATATCCCAGTATTTGAGAAGTTTGGAAAGGGGGGGACTTATCCCCGAAGATATCATATTTCATATCATCAACAAGAGTACAATGACG GTCGTAAAACTTTTCCAAGAGCCAGAAGGACTCAGGGGAACAGCTTCCGGTCACCAGTTAGTTTCAGCCCCACTGATCACTCACTGAGCACCAGTAGTGGAAGCAGTGTCTTTACGCCGGAATATGAAGACAACCGaatgaggaggagaggaagtgaCATCGACAATCCAACCTTGTCAGTCATGGACATCAGCCCACCCAGTCGCT CACCACGAGCTCCAACTAACTGGAGACTTGGTAAACTGCTGGGTCAAGGTGCATTTGGCAGAGTATATCTGTGCTACGATGCTGATACCGGAAGAGAACTGGCTGTTAAACAAGTTCAGTTTGATCCTGATAGTCCAGAAACTAGCAAG gaAGTAAATGCACTTGAATGTGAGATTCAGCTGCTGAAAAATCTGCTGCATGAAAGAATTGTTCAGTATTATGGCTTCTTGAGAGATCCACCAGAGAGAACACTCTCTATATTCATGGAATATATGCCAGGG GGTTCCATCAAAGACCAATTGAAATCATATGGAGCACTCACAGAGAATGTGACTCGTAAATACACACGGCAGATTTTGGAGGGAGTTCACTATTTGCACAGTAATATGATTGTCCATCGAGATATTAAAG GAGCAAATATTCTGCGAGATTCAGCAGGCAATGTGAAGCTCGGAGACTTCGGTGCCAGCAAACGCCTGCAGACGATATGTCTGTCTGGTACAGGAATGAAGTCTGTGACAGGAACTCCATACTGGATGAGTCCAGAAGTTATTAGTGGAGAAGGGTACGGCAGAAAAGCAGATATATG GAGCGTAGGTTGTACAGTGGTAGAAATGCTCACTGAGAAGCCCCCATGGGCAGAGTTTGAAGCAATGGCTGCCATCTTTAAAATTGCCACTCAGCCAACCAACCCCCAGCTACCACCTCATGTCTCCGACCACGCTCGGGATTTCTTGAAACGGATTTTTATCGAGGCCAAGCTGCGACCATTTGCAGATGAACTGCTAAGACACACGTTTGCACACTATCACTAA